The genome window ATAGGAATAATAATATCTATTTATATTCTAATATCTTTATGCAGAGGAAAAGGCCAAATTCATTACCCAGCAACGTTCGCGTCTCGGCGAGGGCATCAAAAAAATCGAGGAAGCTTCCGTGCAAATCGACGAACTGCGTATTATTGTCACGGAGCAAAAGAAGAACGTGGCTGTTGCATCCGAGGAGTGCGAGGCTATGTTGGTCACTATCGAGTCGTCCACTCAAAAGGCTAATGTCAAGAAGGCCGAGGCGTCGGAAAAGTCTGTTGAGGTGGAGATTAAGGGCAAACAGATTGCTATCGAAAAGGACGAAGCCGAGGAGATTTTGGCAGAGGCTATGCCGGCTCTCGAGGAGGCCAGATTGGCTCTATCCCAACTCGAAAAGGCGCAGATCACTGAGATCCGATcctttgccacgcccccagccGCCGTGCAAGTTGTTTGCGAATGCGTGGCTATTCTAAAGGGCTACAAGGAGATAAATTGGAAGAGTGCCAAAGGAATGATGAGCGACGTAAACTTCCTGAAGAGCTTGATGGAGATGGATTGCGAGGCATTGACCCAGAAGCAAATAACCCAGTGCCGACAGCATATGAAGACTGGCAACCTAGAGGACATGGGGAAGATATCCGTTGCTGGAGCGGGATTACTTAGATTCGTCAGAGCTGTGCTTGGCTTCTTCGATGTATATAAAGAGGTCAAGCCCAAGAAGGAACGCTTGGACTTCCTTGTGGAAGAGCAAGAAGTACAGATAAAGCTGCTGAATCACCTAAACGGAGAAATCCAAAAGTTGGAGGAGAAGCTAAACGAGTTGAACGAGAATTATGCTACCTCCATGAAACAGATGCGTGCACTTACTGAAATGATGCAGCAGGCGGAGCGTCGTCTGATTGCCTCCGACAAGTTGATCAGTGGTTTGACTTCTGAGTTAATTCGCTGGAGCAAAGAGATGGCTAGCCTGGGTCAGCAGCTTATCGACAGCGTTGGTGGGTGCCTGATAAGTGCCTCATTTTTGGCCTACACAGGCGCCTTTACATgggagttccgcaaggcaaTGGTCTTCGATGATTGGCTGGAAGACATTGCGTCCCTGGGAATTCCCATACAGCTACCATTTAAAATCGATGGTTACCTAACCACCGACGTCGAGATCTCCCAGTGGAGCAATGAGGGCCTGCCGCCCGACGAGCTTTCCATACAAAATGGCATCCTTACTATGCGCGCCTCTCGCTTCCCACTCTGCATTGATCCTCAACTGCAGGCGTTGCAGTGGATTCGAAAAAGGGAGTTCAGGAACAACCTAAAAGTTCTTTCATTCAGCGACTCTGACTTCCTCAAGCAACTGGAGATGGCCATTATGTACGGAACGCCTGTACTATTCGAAGATGTGGACGATTATATAGACCCTGTTATTGACGACATTCTACAAAAGAATATTCGCATTCAGGGTGGTCGCAAGTTCGTCATGCTGGGTGACAAGGAGGTGGACTGGGATCCTAGCTTCCGAGTCTACTTAACTACCAAGTTCTCTAACCCCAAATTCGATCCGGCAGTCTATGCCAAGGCACTTGTGATCAACTACACGGTAACCCAGACAGGATTGGAGGACCAGTTACTAAGCGTGGTAGTGGGCACCGAACGTCCGGATCTTGAGGCTCAGCGTGAGTCCTTGATCGCCCAGACCAGCGAGAATAAGCAGTTGCTGCAGCAACTGGAGGATTCACTGCTCCGCGAGCTGTCCACCTCGACGGGCAACATGTTGGACAACGTGGAACTGATTGAAACCCTGGAGAACACAAAAACTAAGGCGGGCGTCGTCATGGAACAGCTTAAACTGGCCGCGGATACGGCGGCGGACATTGAGGTGCTCCGAAATGGTTACCGTCCGGCAGCCAAACGTGGAGCTGTTCTTTTCTTTGCCCTCTCGGACATGGCCACAGTGAATAGCATGTACCAGTATGCACTGGCGGCCTATTTGGATGTATTCGTTTACTCCCTGCGAAAGGCTGTGCCGGATGCTAGTCTCAACAAGCGGCTGAACAACATCATCAAAACGCTTACGGAAAACGTTTACTGCTATGGGTGCACGGGCATCTTTGAACGGCATAAGCTGCTTTTCTCCTTCCAAATCGCCACTAAACTCGCCCAGCGGGACGGAATTTTGCTGCAATCCGAGCTGGACTTCTTCATTAAGGGCAGCATTGCTCTAACCAAGAGTGAACGCTCCAATCCCTGCAAATGGCTGAGTGAAAAGAGCTGGGAGGATGTGCTCAAGTTGGCCTTCGATTTCCCAGATATTTTCGGCACCTTACCAGACCACTTTGGTCGTTACCTTACCGAATGGAAAGAAGTGAGTTGGAGCTTTGCACACATTCTTTTAGGATCACCTAAAGGCatatttaattctttttttttttaatgaaattagcGAAAGGTGGAGTGTTAAAAACCACATTTGAATGCTTAAAATGGGGGCTTGTTTTGCAGCTTTTGGCAATCCACCTTTAAAGTACAGTTTAACCGTAATTTAACCACCCAAAAAGAAGAGCTTCTGAACCCCCAGGAAGGTTCAGCCGTACGCTGTTAAATGTTCAtgttttccatattttttttgtattttcttttcCGATTTTCCCGCTGCTCGCTTGGGTGCATCATCTTCAACGTCAACGTCAACTCCGATGCCGTTATCAAattgctgctactgctgctctGTGGACGGTGCTATAAAatgcacaacaacaacgacgatggcccaacaacaataaacaacCACCGACTCACCGACCCAACATCCCAACAACCCAACAACTCGGACTCGGATGGTCGATGGGAACGAAACTgcttctgattctgattctgactGGCATGTGGCATTCACTGACTTCCGTTCCGTTGCCGACGCTCATTTTGCCTGCACttatcgccatcgccatcgtcatCCGAATGCCCATGAACTGGGGTCTGTGGATTTTGGTCCTTTCCTCTTGGTGCTCGGTCCTCGATCCTGTGTCCTGTTCCCTGCCCATCGTACAGTGGTTCGACTTGGAGAATCCTGAGGAGGTGGCATGTCCGGGCGACTACAACATCAAATGCAATGCATTCCAGGCAAGTGCTGCGTCCTGCCGCTGCTGTATATTCATCCACTCGCTTTGCATGCTTTCAGCTTCGAGTGGTCCTGGCCAGGAGCTGCTCCTCCAACTCAGGCTCCTACTCAGATGCTCCTTCTGAGTAGTTGCTGGTGCTCTTGCCCGTTTGCCATTGAGCGTTATTGGATTTCGTACTTTATGCTCGCTTCTAGTGGATTATTATGTACAAACCAGGCACAAACCCATctccatacccatacccacaCCCTCATCCATATCCATGCCCAAAAGGGGGGGCGTTTAGTTTTACTCGACTTTTGCTACGTCCTGCAACTTTGGCGCACATTTTCCTCTCAAGTTATTAGCAGCCTGTTTTTGTCAGCCAGCATGCCTGGCAGTATTCCTATATATGGATGTCTCTTCGGGTGTCTGTGTGCATTACCATATTTTATCAATTTTCCAAACCATTAGATGAGCGGCAATTTGCGCCCGCAGTCGCACTTGAAACCAGCGCCAAGCGAAGCGAGCCCAATTTGCACTTGAGTTGAGCTTGAAACCGCAGAAACCGTTGGCAACACCCAagagcaacagcaatagcaacaatgGAGCAGCTACTGGCCAACTATGGAGGACTGATGACGAGCTGTCGTCGGCTCATTGTCATCtgtgtgtattaaaatgtctAAAGCCCAAGGATTTCGCCCATCTCCCCCACAGAAATTAATGTTCCTGCGCTGCTTCCGCGTGGATCGCATCTTCAGGAGTATAAATCAATACATCGTCGAAACGATGGATGAGTTCTATATCATGCCGCCAGTGGTGAGCTTCACGGCCATATACGAACAGACCTCCAGCACGATTCCCGTGTGCTTTGTACTGAGTGCCGGGTCAGATCCCACAAATGATCTAATCAAACTGGCGGATACGATTGTGGGCATGTCCAACTTCTGTCACATATCTCTGGGACAGGGTCAGGAGAAGGCTGCTTTGCGACTCCTGGATGGTGCCATCAAACAGGGAATGTGGTTGATGCTGCAGAACGGACACCTGCTGATCAGGTTCGTCCGGGAGCTGGAAAAGCATTTAGATCGCATAGAGAATCCGCATCCGGACTTTAGGCTGTGGATAACAACAGATCCCACGCCCACGTTCCCCATTGGCATTCTGCAAAAGTCTTTGAAGGGTAAAGTGTATACTTCTTACTACTATAGTATACTATAGTATATTTCTTTCTGAGTATTCTTACAATTTATCTTTACTTTTGCAGTGGTCACTGAGCCACCCAATGGTCTAAAGCTCAATCTGCGCTCCACGTACTTCAAAGTGCGTCAGGAGCGCCTCGAGAGCTGCTCTCATGTGGCTTTCCGGCCACTGGTCTATGTGCTAGCCTTCTTCCACGCCGTCGTCCAAGTAAGTGGACCAGTTATAGTGAGCCGTAGATATCGCTATTTACAGAAGGAACCCAGCTGGTCGAGTGTGTGGagttgtttatttattaatctCTTAATTTCTAGCAGCTGAAAGCTTTTCAGAGTGAAGTTGCACAATtgatggagcagcagcagaagcagttGCAGCAAATTGATATTGATCGTCCAGTTGGAGGCACTCCGATTAATTTGTGTAACCATTTCCCATCCGCAGGAACGTCGCAAGTACGACAAGCTGGGTTGGAATATAGCGTACGATTTCAACGACACGGACTTCGAGGTGTGTACTGAAATCCTGCGCACTTACCTAACACGATGTGGCACTGGGAAAATACCGTGGAACAGTTTGAAATACCTAATTGGCGAGGTGATGTATGGAGGACGGGTCATCGATGACTTCGACCGGCGGATAACCAACTGCTACATGAACGAATACATGGGTGACTTCCTGTTCGATGAGTTTAAGGTATTCCACTTCTATGAGGACGACAACGTGGACTACTGCCTGCCGGAAGAGGAGACCATTCTGAAAGAGGACTACATAGGTGAGCGATGGGAAGTGGGTGGTCACATTGCCGAGCTATTTACATATGTAATGCATTGATAACAGCGCACATCGACAAACTGCCGCTGGTCAACAAGCCGGATGTATTTGGTTTGCATCCGAACGCGGAAATCGGTTATTACACAATGGCGGCACGCAACATTTGGAACAGTTTGATTGAGCTGCAGCCACAGACGGGTAAGTGGATGGAGTTGGATCCCGGTCGGATCCAATCCAGTGTTTAACCGCCGTACAGCCGCGGGCACAACTGCTCGAGAGATAGCATCCCGCACAAAAAACCCACATATTATCCTGATTATCAAACGCACTTGCCCCTTTCGCCTATCCGCCGATAATTCGAAGCGGTATCGGAAAAAAGTAATGATAATAATGTAATGTAGATATGACCACTGGCCACCCatggtaaatggtaaatggtCAATGGTAAATGGTTCAATTTGCATGCAACGTGTGCCAATTGTCAGCCGTTTATTACATTTTATCTTGTTGATTTTCATTCCGGCACACTCTCTGCTATGCAATGTTGTATTTTTGGCatgttgaatttttaatttaatttaattaattagttGCGGTTTTGCAATTAACTTTATTGCATGCGCCATTATTGCCGGCGCACAACAGCAATGCacacattaaaaattaaaatagaacCGCACACGTAGCCCACATGGGTCGGGTCAGATTGGAGGGCAGTGCACGGCCATATGTATCTATATCCCTATAtgtacacatacacacacatgtatATATCCTCACTCCCAGTCCCACTGGTATTCACTCACTTTCATCGGATTGCCGCAAATCGCAGCGAATCGAGTTCAAACCTCACCGCACCAACCGCCATCAGAAGTaccaaaaaatggcaaaaacgTCACACAAAAGTCGATAATTTTGCGTTACGGACTTAAACGTGTTAAAACCGCCATCAGTGTGCGCTTTCCAGCTGCCAGCCCCCCAATTTAATCCACCCATTCAGAAAcatgcatattttttatatgtgtGGCCTTGTAAATAATTGTATATACAATttggaatattttttaaaatatattcgCACACACGAAGTGACCAAGTGGACACCACCGACCGAAGTCAATCCTGGTAAAGTATTCAGCGTAAACAGGGGGCCAACCCTCCATTGTCCATTTAGTGTAaataaaagtaataataaGAACAAATATTTCCACTGATTAAAAATCGAGTTTAACCATTTTATTTCAATCGAGATACGCAAGGACATACGATTGCCCAAAAAAGTTCAGCTATAGGGAATGTTTAAAACGCTACCatgaatataaatatgaaattcaGTCCTTATGACTCTTGTAATTCCATTGTTTTGGAGATTAATGTTGAGCATatcaatacatttttaattcgTTAGTCAAAGCAGAACTTCAACCCACAAAAGGGGAAACATCAATATGCTCGAAAACCTATTGAGTAGCTCCCAGAAAAATTCCGATAATTTGCATATTCATGAGCTTTAGTATTTGCTAATTGACActtcaacaaaaaataaagcggACGCGAAAAAATTCTATTTGGGTGCCCGATAAAGggtaaaattaataaaatcaaCAGAAATGCAGGGAGGAGAATGGACGTGGCAGAAAAAAGGGCAAATGGAAAAACCACAGGCCCTGCATATATTACTGCGGCATGGCATTTTCCTTGCCTTTGTCCTGACACCTGCCAGAACCACAATCCTCCACTGACGTTCTCTCTCCTTTTTCGCCGCATGGTGCATCCAGGTGAGGGAACCGGTGGAATCAGCCGCGACGACTTCATCGACTCGGTGGCAGCCGGCATTCTGAAGAAGCTGCCCCCCGCCTTCGAGACATGGCGCATCCGCAAACAGATCCAGATGAGCCTGTCACCCACCGGGGTGGTGCTGCTCCAGGAGCTGGACCGCTTTAATCTGCTGGTCGTACGGATCAAGAAGACGCTGGAGCTGCTACGCAAGGTAACTAACAGTGTTAAGGATATATACATGGATAGATTATGTGGGATTTTGTCGTATATGGCTGTCAATAGAGGACGCACATAAATCCTTCAGccttgttttgcatttcgcatttgTTTATGCATTTGCCAACTTGGCTGGCGACCAAGCAAACAATGTCCAAATTTGAATGTGCACGATGGGTTGGAGCTGGAGGATGGGACGTTGGGCGATCCCGCCCTCAGCTAAGGCTGCATTTTGTTGccaaaataaatttacaaatgcaaatgaacCCGGGCGGGCTTTTGTCTTGGCCCCGGGATCTGCAGTCACGCCCACACATGTGCCTCTCCATTGTgccttttaatttaattgcatgCTCTCCGCAGGCCATTGCCGGCGAAATCGGCATGGACAATGTGCTGGACAACATTGCCAACTCGTTGTTCAATGGCCTCCTGCCAGCCGCGTGGAGCAAGTTGGCGCCGGCGACATGCAAACAGTTGGCCAGCTGGCTGGAGCACTTGCGGGTGAGTAGATCCGCAGTCGAGTCGAGTCGGGCCGGATCAAATGGAGTCCTTCCATACAGTCCGAAGTCCTTTCACAGGCGCTCCGCTCATTAATCAGCTAAGCGCAAAATCAATCAAGGTGAGTTCGTGTCCACTAATCAGCCCTTCTATCTATCGTTCGCACAGCTCCGGGCCGTGCAATACAAATACTGGACGCTTTCAGGGGAGCCACTGGTCATGTGGCTGTCGGGACTGCATATACCGCAGAGTTATCTCACGGCCCTGGTGCAGGTGAGTCTGCATTGTCGCGCCTTTGCTGGTGGTGCGCCGCACATAAACTTCGAGAAAAATGTCCATCGTGCAACTGATTCCTTATTTAGAAGAGTATTCCATGTCAACTTCTTACACCCAGTTTCCATCTATCAATTATAAGTTTAACGCAATTGCTTGTCACCACCATTTCATATCCCTCAAAGATTTGAACTGTACCAATTTTCTGAGTGTACTTTCCCAACCTTTCAGATTGCCTGTCGCCGCAACGCCTGGCCGTTGGATCGCTCCACGCTTTTCACCTACGTAACCAAGTTTGCGGACCCCGACGATGTGGAGGAGCGCCCTGTGACGGTGAGTAGGGACAATGCTTCCTTTCTCTCCTGCCGCCCACCCGATGTGTTCTAAATGGAAAACGATGACCCAACTCCATTCTGGTTCAGGGGCTGGCACTAATTTCGTAATTAGGAATTCTGTTTGCATTTTAATCGCTCAACTTTTTGCAGGGCTGCCTGGTGCACGGTCTGTACATCGAGGGCGGGCGCTTTGACTTGGCCACTAATCAGCTGGCGCGTTCCCATCCCAAGGTCCTGGTCGAGGAGCTGGCCATTCTCGCCGTGGAGCCCATTGAGGCGCACCGTCTCAAGCTGCAGGTTAGTGTGAATTTTGGGATCAGAGTGGAATGGTATGGGATTGGCCCGACACTGGTTACCCTGGATAGCCAGGATACCCAGGATAGCCACCGTCTGGCAGTGACAATAACTAATGTGCGCTTGTATCTACATGTGCCAGGGGCGGTAGACAGTGGCGggggagtgggcgtggccacgctgatatttgtttaaatgcaTAGCACTAAATTACAGCCAGCTTCCGCAAAACCCCCCACCAACTAATGCGTAAACTGTTGTGCTAATTGTTTCCGTATTTAAACACTGCACGCTTTTGGGCTGCGAAAGCAAGATACTTTTAAATGGGGCAGACCGTGAACTTGGTCTTCAGCATGTCTCTAACTAAACTAACTTTTTTCCATGTTCCTATAGAATACCTACCTTGCACCGGTATACACAACATCGCTGCGCAGGAACGCCATGGGTGTGGGCCTGGTCTTTGAGGCTAATTTGGCCACTTCCGAGGATCTGAGTCATTGGATTCTACAGGGCGTCTGTCTAACGCTTAATACAGATACCTAAAACTTTATAAAAAGTCTGGTGATATCCTTATGTTATTCATTCGTACGCAATATATTTGTAGCAGTTCTTCCATAAAAATAACATACTTTTCGTCCAAGTAGTAAACAATTTTAAGCTTTTAGACTTGCAGGTTTACACCTTGTTTACCCCGCTCTCCTTTTCAATTGAAAGACTGTTCTCCTTTTAGTATTGATTAATATTTATCGAATGGATTTACTAAGCCAAATAAATCTATGTTTACAGCTCTGTAGTGGCAATGGAGTTTATTATTAAGTACGTAGGTTGCTAGTGCCTGTCAATAACGTGATTTGTGCCTGAACCGCCTGATGATATGCCTCCGCTCCTCCGCCTGGCATTACCTGCGTCTCCAGCATCCGAAGCAGCCCTTGAACTTGTCCAGAATGGTCGTCTTCATGGAGGGCAGCAGGAGCTCGAGGTTCTGGGTACCAGCACTGTCGTCCGACTCCAGATCCGAGTCAATGGTCATCTCCTGTATGCTGAAGGTGTCAGTCAGTTCGTGGTTCTGCTGGCGGCGCTTGGACCGCTTCAGCTGGGCCGGAAAGAAGGAGATCTCCTCGGCCTCGTCACTGCTCTCGGATTTGTAGTCCACCAGGGGTTTGTGTTCCGGCTCGCCAGGAATGGGTAGACGGTTGATTGGTATCAGAGTGGACGACTGCGTCTTAGTGGCCTGCGAGTAGGTTGGATACTATGTATAACATATTGACCGTTGTGGGTTGTACCTGTACTCACCTGCTCCTCCTGAAACTGAGTGTAGTTCCGCCGGGCGCGCTCGACCTTCAGCTCCAGTTTGCGCTGCAGTATGCGGCAGGTGTTGGGTGGCTCGTGGCCTCGACCGCTTCCTCCGGTCGCTTCCTCCTCTTCATCGATTTCTATGGTCGTGGGGGCATAGACCTTGCCGGCACCCCTGAATGCCACCTCAAACTCCAAATCCGACATATGTTTGGGTGCTCCACTGGCCGTTTTCTGCATTGACGTTAGCCgtgaaaaattgcattttccccgctcagctgttgttgttgatcCAGTGTACTTACCAGGAGTCCCGCGGCCCCATCCTCGTAAATATTGGATTGTCTGTCCTCGCTGTCGATGCCGCTATCCTCCATACTTTTAAATCTAAACTTTACAATGTTTAAAGAAGCGAGTTAAACGCGATGACAacacaaacaaattttattGTCTTCCTCTGCACGACTCCAGAACTCCAATCAACCCCAGAGTGTAGGGCGCAGGCTCCACTaacagctgctgctgggaAAACTGAGGAAAATCAATAACCCCTTGCCACAAAAGCGTTGCCAGATGGGGTGGCATTTTCCAATCGTGGGCCATCCCCCGAGTTGAATCTTTTATACATATGCACTCTTTATTATgtagttttaatttatttacaattacTGATTTTTAGGCTTAAATGCTTTACTCGTTGCACAGAAATGTCGTAGAAACTAAAAAGTAGAAGGCAAATTCGTTTTAGCCGCTTTTCTTTCATCGATTGAATTTAAGGTTACTCGTTATCAagaataaataggaacacAAACATAAAATCACTAATACTATTTGCTTTTGTCCTGGAAGAGAGTAAAATACTACAATAGAAGTTCGTTCGTTCTTGATCGGTAggctatatatatgtaggtataTATATGGTGGCTATGGCTAAGCAACGATTGGCTTTTTTGGTCTCTCTGCTTTTGGATGATGGGGATGTCCGCGAATGTCGATCCAATTATTCTTGTGTGGTGCGTTTAAACTCAATTCAATCcgaaaactaaacaaaattaCTCTGCTCTATCTCGCTCCGTGGAATTACACCGCATTGGGATGCAGAGGAGGCGTGGCTACCTGGCCCGCCAACGTGCAGGATCGGCAGCAGAACTTGGTGTAGTACGGATTGGAACAGTATCTGCCCTTGACGATCAGCTTGCAGTTGGCGAAGTACGGATTGTCAACGCACTCGGGCGACACAGGTACAACAGCTGGAAATACAACTACATTAGTACCCCCAAGACAGATTTTAATACACCAAACTCACATTGAATGGACACATTGGCTTCTGAATTGGCGTAGGTGTACGCATTGCTGGCCCGGCAAGTGTACTTGCCCGAATCCGCGGGTGTGACATCACTCAGCACCAGGCGATGTGGTTGGTCTGCAGTTACAAAAGATTTTGAGTTAAATAGATCGAGATATTATTAAATAACTGCTTACATGTAATTTGAACCCGCTCGTTGTTGTAGAGAGGCACGTCGTCCTTGGTCCATGTGACATTCGGTTCTGGATAGCCCTGCACGGAGCAGCTCATGACAATGGTGGATCCTGGGGTGTAGCTGTTCTTCGGCTCCAGAGCCAACACGGCATGGACATTAACTATAAATCATGTAAAGACGTGGTTAGTTTTTCGTTGGCAGAACGTACTACTAAACAGAAACATCCAACACCATGCCAGGCCAGCGATAACATGCAAATGTGCAGTACTTACCTGTGGGCTCTGGCACATAGGCCGGTCGGGTGGGTCGGTAGGGATAGCTGGGTCGCTGGGTCACAGGACGGGTGACCGGATTGAGCACATACTGCATGTATTGCTCCTCCTCTGGACTCAGAGGCCGGACAGGACCCACGGCCTTCAGAGTGACGCGCAGCGAGACCGGACGCCTCTGGTTGTACACCTCGCAGGTGTAGAGGCCAAGATCCGACAACTGGATCGAGTTAAAGACCAGCGAGTAGTCGCGGGCCATCAGGTTGTTCTTGAGGCCAAACATCTGTCCGTTGCGCCACCAGCTGACATGCGGCTCGGGGAAGCCACCGGCCGAACAGCGGATCAC of Drosophila mauritiana strain mau12 chromosome 3R, ASM438214v1, whole genome shotgun sequence contains these proteins:
- the LOC117142667 gene encoding uncharacterized protein LOC117142667, giving the protein MEDSGIDSEDRQSNIYEDGAAGLLKTASGAPKHMSDLEFEVAFRGAGKVYAPTTIEIDEEEEATGGSGRGHEPPNTCRILQRKLELKVERARRNYTQFQEEQATKTQSSTLIPINRLPIPGEPEHKPLVDYKSESSDEAEEISFFPAQLKRSKRRQQNHELTDTFSIQEMTIDSDLESDDSAGTQNLELLLPSMKTTILDKFKGCFGCWRRR